From a single Nostoc sp. MS1 genomic region:
- the dnaA gene encoding chromosomal replication initiator protein DnaA gives MAISIDGLWSQILERLQLELSRPTFETWIKTANAQRLENNCLVIVTPNPFARNWLQKYYITTIANVVQDIMGYPVEIYITVAKGEELTEIDGDREWELPSKKNIYETTNHKRQPNTELNAKYVFSRFVVGANNRMAHAASLAVAESPGREFNPLFLCGGVGLGKTHLMQAIGHYRWEICPNSKIFYVSTEQFTNDLITAIRNDSMQSFREHYRAADVLLVDDIQFLEGKEYTQEEFFHTFNTLHEAGKQVVIASDRPPNQIPSLQERLCSRFSMGLIADIQAPDLETRMAILQTKSEYENIRLPRDVIEYIATNFTSNIRELEGALTRALAYISIWGLPMTVANIAPVLVTPKEKVEATPEAIMKVIADNFDVSIEDLKGNSRRREISWARQIGMYLMRQHTDLSFPRIGEEFGGKDHTTVLYSCDKITQLRESDRTLLQTLTQLSDRIKINSRSKNRLDKN, from the coding sequence ATGGCAATTTCTATTGATGGTTTATGGAGTCAGATTCTAGAACGTTTACAGCTAGAATTATCTCGCCCCACCTTTGAAACTTGGATTAAAACTGCTAATGCGCAACGCTTAGAAAATAATTGTCTAGTCATCGTTACTCCTAACCCTTTTGCTCGTAATTGGTTACAGAAGTACTACATCACGACGATCGCTAATGTCGTACAGGATATTATGGGATATCCCGTAGAAATTTATATTACGGTTGCTAAAGGCGAAGAATTGACGGAGATTGATGGAGATAGAGAGTGGGAGTTACCAAGCAAAAAGAATATATATGAAACTACAAATCACAAAAGACAACCAAATACAGAATTAAATGCTAAGTATGTCTTTTCCCGGTTTGTGGTTGGCGCTAATAATCGCATGGCTCATGCAGCTTCTTTAGCTGTTGCTGAATCTCCTGGGAGAGAATTTAATCCTTTATTTTTATGCGGTGGTGTAGGTTTAGGCAAAACTCATCTCATGCAGGCGATAGGACATTATCGGTGGGAAATTTGCCCAAATTCTAAGATATTTTACGTTTCTACGGAGCAATTTACAAATGATCTCATCACAGCTATTCGTAACGATAGTATGCAAAGTTTCCGCGAACATTATCGAGCGGCTGATGTGTTGTTAGTTGATGATATTCAGTTTCTTGAGGGTAAGGAATACACCCAAGAGGAATTTTTCCACACCTTCAACACGTTACATGAAGCTGGTAAGCAAGTTGTGATTGCTTCTGACCGTCCACCCAACCAAATTCCTAGCCTGCAAGAACGTTTGTGTTCTCGCTTCTCGATGGGTTTGATTGCGGATATTCAAGCGCCAGATTTAGAAACGAGAATGGCAATTTTACAGACAAAATCGGAGTATGAAAATATTCGCTTACCCCGTGATGTCATCGAGTATATTGCTACCAATTTTACTTCTAATATTCGTGAGTTGGAAGGTGCTTTAACTAGAGCGCTGGCTTACATCTCTATCTGGGGCTTACCAATGACTGTAGCGAATATTGCACCAGTTTTAGTCACACCAAAGGAGAAAGTAGAAGCTACGCCCGAAGCAATTATGAAAGTCATTGCTGATAATTTTGATGTCTCAATTGAAGACCTCAAAGGTAACTCCAGACGACGAGAAATTAGTTGGGCGCGACAAATTGGCATGTATTTGATGCGACAACATACCGATTTAAGTTTTCCCAGAATTGGAGAGGAGTTTGGCGGGAAAGACCATACAACGGTGTTATATAGTTGTGACAAAATTACTCAACTACGAGAAAGCGATCGCACTCTATTACAAACACTAACTCAGTTGAGCGATCGCATTAAGATAAACAGCCGTTCTAAAAATCGACTTGACAAGAATTAG